A section of the Akkermansia muciniphila genome encodes:
- a CDS encoding thioredoxin-like domain-containing protein, with protein sequence MPLLAASPGKKENKTTAPAEALPTLSLEGLPGVWLQGTPVKEWEKDKVYIFEFWATWCGPCLAAMPHMEQLHQAFKDNPRMQIVGVNVMDRKTPEALKEFIKNRPSPLNYTMAVDVDGKKTKEKWLDPLEVNGIPHAFAVKNGRLIWRGHPAQLSEEIMQAMLRPDFSAASLPAKGPDAGAHEWQHYRETSQKVRDLVEKDGKQGVQALLKQIQDSGKFPQDQVIQMKMIPFLVLAEQGKFEEAQSVLNDVSGEYPDNYRVQIDIAGTLMEGKSVPAGKMDTALVERCLARCIEISRKSNKEASLPWRMMAELRERQGNMKEALQDMEKALSLTSISKAWTKLQELSGTTETFQSLMDQAAAEIKPEPPRKKQELGPVQEDEQYTPLFSKLDWVNHPALTGLPSGKTVFISFWRWTPAQGGMWSDGAPGRILDVVLKKYGLLDHPGIKAVVLDVIPADKKQVQEYLDSPEGWTAYPVGVPSDRSVVDLFESLKLESFPAAAVIRDGTLLWAGEIKRMPEWVAETARRDSFDKNQFAEEDAKRKSRQQAMQAVIKKSFELRREKKFDEYKKLIEENAERFADDGWFASTVAEIQAGEAWKEKDYEKVADILDQVLTRFPKEDSLASYLLKILNGSDEMRGYNYQAARHALQIMKDSNTRDDGGYNAACYEVMMKMAMEKKDYAQAKKDALNALRELPLMHQYVAMKKKQAEA encoded by the coding sequence ATGCCTTTGCTGGCTGCTTCTCCCGGAAAAAAAGAAAATAAAACAACCGCTCCGGCGGAAGCCCTTCCTACGCTTTCCCTGGAAGGGCTGCCGGGGGTATGGCTGCAGGGAACGCCCGTGAAGGAGTGGGAAAAGGACAAAGTATATATCTTTGAATTCTGGGCTACCTGGTGCGGGCCGTGTCTTGCCGCGATGCCCCATATGGAACAGCTTCACCAGGCATTTAAAGACAATCCGCGCATGCAGATTGTCGGGGTCAATGTGATGGACAGGAAGACCCCGGAAGCCCTGAAAGAATTTATCAAGAACCGTCCCTCTCCCCTGAACTATACCATGGCGGTGGATGTGGATGGAAAGAAGACCAAGGAGAAGTGGCTGGATCCCCTGGAGGTAAACGGTATTCCACACGCCTTTGCCGTTAAAAATGGCCGGCTCATCTGGCGCGGGCATCCCGCACAGCTTTCGGAAGAAATCATGCAGGCCATGCTGAGGCCGGATTTTTCTGCGGCTTCGCTCCCGGCAAAAGGCCCGGATGCGGGCGCCCATGAGTGGCAGCATTACCGTGAAACCTCGCAAAAGGTGCGCGATCTTGTAGAAAAGGACGGGAAACAGGGAGTCCAGGCGCTGTTGAAGCAAATTCAGGATTCCGGAAAATTCCCGCAGGACCAGGTGATTCAAATGAAGATGATTCCGTTCCTCGTACTGGCGGAACAGGGCAAATTTGAGGAAGCCCAGTCGGTACTGAATGATGTGAGCGGGGAATATCCGGACAATTACCGTGTGCAGATTGATATAGCCGGAACTCTGATGGAGGGAAAATCAGTGCCTGCCGGAAAGATGGATACCGCTCTGGTGGAACGGTGTCTGGCCCGCTGCATTGAAATCTCAAGGAAATCCAACAAGGAAGCGTCCCTGCCATGGCGTATGATGGCGGAACTCCGGGAGCGGCAGGGGAACATGAAAGAAGCGCTTCAGGATATGGAGAAAGCGCTTTCCCTGACCTCCATCAGCAAGGCATGGACGAAGTTGCAGGAGCTTTCCGGCACTACGGAAACGTTTCAATCCCTGATGGACCAGGCAGCTGCGGAAATTAAGCCGGAACCTCCCCGGAAGAAGCAGGAGCTGGGTCCGGTGCAGGAGGACGAACAATACACGCCCCTTTTCAGCAAGCTGGACTGGGTCAATCATCCTGCACTGACAGGGTTGCCTTCCGGCAAGACCGTATTTATCAGCTTTTGGAGATGGACTCCGGCGCAGGGCGGCATGTGGAGCGACGGGGCTCCGGGAAGAATACTTGATGTAGTCCTGAAAAAATACGGACTTCTGGATCATCCGGGGATTAAGGCTGTGGTGCTGGACGTGATCCCGGCAGATAAAAAACAGGTGCAGGAATACCTGGACAGTCCGGAAGGGTGGACTGCTTATCCTGTCGGTGTTCCATCGGATCGCTCGGTGGTGGATCTTTTTGAATCTCTTAAGCTTGAATCATTCCCTGCGGCTGCCGTCATCCGTGACGGAACGCTCCTATGGGCTGGTGAAATTAAAAGGATGCCGGAATGGGTGGCGGAAACGGCCCGGCGGGACTCTTTTGACAAGAACCAATTTGCGGAAGAAGATGCGAAACGCAAGTCCCGGCAGCAGGCCATGCAGGCGGTCATCAAAAAATCCTTTGAACTGCGCCGGGAAAAGAAATTTGATGAATACAAAAAGCTGATTGAGGAAAACGCCGAGCGATTTGCCGATGACGGATGGTTTGCGTCTACAGTGGCGGAAATCCAAGCGGGGGAAGCCTGGAAGGAGAAAGACTACGAAAAGGTGGCGGATATCTTAGACCAGGTGCTGACGCGTTTCCCGAAGGAAGACTCTCTGGCTTCCTATCTCCTGAAAATCCTGAACGGATCGGATGAAATGCGTGGGTACAACTATCAAGCGGCACGGCATGCTCTCCAGATCATGAAAGACTCCAATACGCGGGATGACGGTGGTTACAATGCGGCTTGCTATGAAGTCATGATGAAAATGGCGATGGAGAAAAAAGACTACGCCCAGGCGAAAAAAGACGCTCTGAATGCACTCCGAGAATTGCCCCTCATGCACCAGTACGTAGCCATGAAGAAAAAACAGGCGGAAGCTTAA
- a CDS encoding tyrosine recombinase XerC: MEQPLEPERAFLQYLEVEKQASPHTVEVYARALRQFRTWADGSFTGWENCTPDQMRDWLFQELKDEAATATIRLRFAALRSFYRFMMRRHGLEASPMTGVSLPRKKKNLPVFLTLNQMLELLELPYKAPVPANAPAWLPYRDAAILELFYSCGMRLSELVGLDVSSVDHRFRGVRVMGKGRKERILPVGAPALAALEAYASMACLPKDSPLFVSRIGTRLSARAVQLMLDKYVKLSSIPFTISPHKIRHTFATHILDAGADLRSVQELLGHASLSTTQIYTHVTRARMAEVYRQAHPRA, encoded by the coding sequence ATGGAGCAGCCTCTGGAACCGGAGCGGGCCTTCCTGCAATATCTGGAGGTGGAGAAGCAGGCTTCTCCCCACACGGTGGAGGTGTATGCCCGCGCGCTGCGCCAGTTCCGGACCTGGGCGGACGGTTCGTTCACGGGGTGGGAAAACTGCACGCCGGACCAGATGAGGGACTGGCTGTTCCAGGAGCTGAAGGATGAAGCCGCCACGGCCACCATCCGCCTGCGCTTTGCCGCCCTGCGCAGTTTTTACCGGTTTATGATGCGCCGCCATGGATTGGAAGCCAGCCCGATGACGGGCGTTTCCCTCCCCAGGAAAAAGAAGAACCTGCCTGTTTTCCTGACGCTTAACCAGATGCTGGAATTGCTGGAGCTGCCGTACAAGGCGCCCGTGCCCGCCAATGCTCCCGCCTGGCTCCCCTACCGTGATGCGGCCATCCTGGAACTTTTTTATTCCTGCGGCATGCGCCTGAGCGAATTGGTGGGGCTGGACGTGAGCAGCGTGGACCACCGCTTCCGGGGAGTGCGGGTCATGGGGAAGGGGCGCAAGGAACGCATCCTGCCTGTGGGCGCGCCCGCCCTGGCGGCTCTGGAGGCCTATGCCTCCATGGCCTGCTTGCCGAAGGATTCCCCCCTGTTCGTTTCCCGCATAGGCACCAGGCTCAGCGCGCGCGCCGTGCAGCTGATGCTGGACAAGTACGTGAAGCTCTCCTCCATCCCTTTTACCATTTCACCACACAAGATCAGGCATACGTTTGCCACGCATATTCTGGATGCCGGGGCTGACCTGCGCTCCGTGCAGGAACTGCTGGGGCATGCCTCCCTGTCCACCACGCAGATTTATACCCACGTGACGCGTGCCCGGATGGCGGAGGTTTACAGGCAGGCGCATCCCAGGGCGTAA
- a CDS encoding YceD family protein encodes MKRLLVELENLPEAGKKYSGELDSEIFGIDDEEVNSIGPLAFDLYVQRFENELFVRGNISAPFKFRCVRCLGYFDYVVEVNEFATSFEIDSQSVVDVSDSMREEIVLDFPAYPKCADGGMENDCMAKTPYFGVDKEGVTGVNSSAPSKNSGVWDALNELGDHH; translated from the coding sequence ATGAAAAGATTGCTGGTAGAGCTTGAGAACTTGCCGGAAGCGGGAAAGAAATACAGCGGTGAGCTGGATTCCGAAATCTTCGGCATCGACGATGAAGAGGTTAATTCCATTGGACCTCTTGCTTTTGACCTGTACGTGCAGAGATTTGAGAACGAATTATTCGTGAGGGGCAACATTTCCGCCCCGTTCAAATTCCGCTGCGTGCGGTGCCTGGGGTACTTTGACTACGTGGTGGAGGTAAATGAATTTGCCACCTCTTTTGAAATTGATTCACAGAGTGTTGTGGATGTTTCCGACTCCATGCGTGAAGAAATAGTCCTGGATTTCCCGGCGTACCCGAAATGCGCGGACGGAGGCATGGAAAACGACTGTATGGCGAAAACTCCATATTTTGGGGTGGACAAAGAGGGGGTAACGGGTGTAAACAGTTCTGCCCCGAGCAAGAATAGTGGCGTGTGGGACGCCCTCAATGAGCTGGGGGATCATCATTAA
- a CDS encoding HD family phosphohydrolase: MFHFLKKHAAAAVKDGKTAEEASSAPRSPGDRLDSNVAVSVGLCILVFIILQWMGSYSPHWGKSLWHNVSEAFLLFSVTLALMPMYWLCAGALRKKNKTLVVTWGAILLQLLFFGLIRHVTANITSDIGNELLYLPYMMAPLIVTVLLGPLLGMFATIAICMLGGFFILPAQYVPEKQVQFWILSSLSGMLTVLLTHNLRNRAQLLRAGFFVGLLIMVLCCIMGVINLQAWDYNLVGVLVCLAVAFGVSMLTSVLISGVLPIIEGVFKIITPISWLEMADMNRPLMKRLQMEAPGTFHHCLMVAQLAEAAAEAIGANPIECRVAAYYHDIGKMQNPLYFIENIMDGPNPHDELTPSMSARIIIDHVHDGVELAKANNLPRPLVDVIEQHHGTSLAYFFYRKALQYRDEILGRVESGLASPDDVPEVVESNFRYKGPNPQSKETGIVSLADIVESATRSMGKISCEEMQKRVDELLKQRVVDGHLDDCGLTFGDLKKIRNSFIQTLKSIHHNRIAYPSHNPEAKIEKPVLPPAEAKEEGRKPEKEEQENKAIPEIMELPDTGAGDTEKPGKADEKDGTDTEKNETAS; this comes from the coding sequence ATGTTTCATTTTCTGAAAAAACATGCCGCAGCAGCGGTAAAAGATGGAAAAACCGCGGAAGAGGCCTCTTCCGCGCCCCGTTCGCCGGGAGACCGCCTGGACTCCAACGTGGCGGTATCCGTAGGCCTGTGCATTCTGGTTTTCATTATCCTGCAGTGGATGGGCAGTTACAGCCCCCATTGGGGAAAATCCCTGTGGCACAATGTATCTGAAGCCTTCCTGCTCTTCTCCGTGACGCTGGCGCTGATGCCCATGTACTGGCTTTGCGCCGGGGCCCTGCGGAAAAAGAACAAAACACTTGTCGTCACCTGGGGAGCCATTTTGCTTCAGCTCCTCTTCTTTGGCCTCATCCGTCATGTGACGGCCAACATTACGTCGGACATTGGCAACGAACTCCTGTACCTGCCTTATATGATGGCTCCGCTGATTGTGACGGTGCTGCTGGGGCCGCTGCTGGGCATGTTCGCTACCATCGCCATCTGCATGCTCGGCGGATTCTTCATCCTGCCGGCGCAATACGTGCCGGAAAAACAGGTCCAATTCTGGATCTTGAGCTCCCTGTCCGGCATGCTCACGGTACTGCTCACCCATAATCTGAGAAACCGGGCGCAATTGCTGCGGGCCGGCTTCTTTGTGGGGCTCCTGATCATGGTACTGTGCTGCATCATGGGAGTCATCAACCTCCAGGCCTGGGACTACAACCTGGTGGGCGTGCTGGTGTGCCTGGCTGTGGCGTTTGGCGTGAGCATGCTGACCAGTGTGCTGATCAGCGGCGTGCTGCCCATCATTGAGGGCGTCTTTAAAATCATCACGCCCATTTCCTGGCTGGAAATGGCGGACATGAACCGCCCGCTCATGAAGCGGCTGCAAATGGAGGCCCCGGGAACCTTCCACCACTGCCTGATGGTCGCCCAGCTGGCGGAAGCGGCGGCGGAAGCCATCGGCGCCAACCCCATTGAATGCAGGGTGGCCGCCTACTACCATGACATCGGCAAGATGCAGAACCCCCTTTACTTCATTGAAAACATCATGGACGGCCCTAATCCCCATGATGAGCTGACGCCCAGCATGAGCGCCCGCATCATCATTGACCATGTTCATGACGGGGTGGAACTGGCCAAGGCGAACAACCTTCCGCGGCCGCTGGTGGACGTCATTGAACAGCATCACGGCACATCCCTGGCCTACTTCTTCTACCGCAAGGCCCTTCAATACCGGGATGAAATCCTGGGCAGGGTGGAAAGCGGGCTGGCCTCTCCGGACGATGTTCCGGAAGTGGTGGAATCCAACTTCCGTTACAAGGGCCCCAATCCCCAGAGCAAGGAAACGGGAATCGTCAGCCTGGCGGACATCGTGGAAAGCGCCACGCGCTCTATGGGGAAAATCTCCTGTGAGGAAATGCAGAAGAGAGTGGATGAACTCCTGAAGCAGCGGGTAGTGGACGGCCATCTGGACGACTGCGGCCTCACCTTCGGTGATCTTAAAAAAATCCGCAACAGCTTCATCCAGACGCTGAAAAGCATTCATCACAACCGCATTGCCTATCCTTCCCACAATCCGGAGGCAAAAATTGAAAAGCCCGTGCTACCCCCGGCGGAGGCAAAGGAAGAAGGCCGGAAGCCGGAGAAGGAGGAACAGGAAAACAAAGCGATTCCGGAAATCATGGAACTGCCCGATACCGGTGCAGGGGATACGGAAAAACCCGGTAAAGCGGACGAAAAGGACGGGACGGATACGGAGAAAAATGAAACCGCATCTTGA
- a CDS encoding L-threonylcarbamoyladenylate synthase — MSYLTQELPSGKDKAMQTELFEVDPLSDNRKLYVRTAEALAAGALVGIPTETVYGLGADALNPEAVARIFEAKGRPSFDPLIIHVHHGKEVDKYTAIPEELEELVHTLASKFWPGPLTMVLPKADIIPDIVTSGLPTVAVRVSAHPAMRGVAKALGRPVAAPSANRFGHISPTSASAVQKELDGRIEMILDAGACSEGLESTIVRPMLDEKGKPALELLREGPVTREQFRNLVKVVRRKPSARPVSEKAPADAPGQLSSHYAPRKPMMLLEPGEEFVPVEGVRYGLLSYEGTSDLAQEGNWAEVVAMSPGNGRLAEAAVRLFALMRQMDENEGIDVIVAEAVPEAGLGRAIMDRLRRASAARE; from the coding sequence ATGTCTTACTTGACGCAGGAGCTTCCTTCAGGCAAGGATAAGGCCATGCAAACCGAATTGTTCGAGGTAGACCCCCTGTCAGACAACCGCAAACTGTATGTCCGCACGGCGGAAGCGCTGGCGGCGGGTGCGCTGGTGGGAATCCCCACGGAGACCGTGTACGGCCTGGGAGCTGATGCCTTGAACCCGGAAGCGGTGGCCAGGATTTTTGAAGCCAAGGGGCGTCCTTCTTTTGACCCGCTGATCATCCATGTGCATCATGGGAAGGAAGTGGATAAATATACCGCCATTCCGGAAGAGCTGGAAGAGCTGGTGCATACGCTGGCGTCCAAATTCTGGCCGGGGCCGCTGACGATGGTATTGCCGAAGGCGGATATCATCCCGGACATTGTGACCAGCGGACTTCCGACGGTGGCCGTGCGCGTGAGCGCGCATCCCGCCATGCGCGGGGTGGCCAAGGCGCTGGGGCGTCCCGTGGCTGCGCCCAGCGCCAACCGCTTCGGGCATATCAGCCCTACCTCCGCCTCAGCCGTGCAGAAGGAGCTGGACGGACGCATAGAAATGATTCTGGATGCCGGCGCCTGCTCCGAGGGGCTGGAGAGCACCATTGTGCGCCCCATGCTTGACGAGAAGGGGAAGCCTGCGCTGGAACTGCTGCGTGAAGGGCCCGTGACCCGGGAACAATTCCGGAACCTGGTGAAGGTGGTGCGCCGCAAGCCTTCCGCACGCCCCGTTTCGGAAAAAGCTCCGGCGGATGCCCCGGGACAGCTCAGCAGCCATTATGCGCCGCGCAAGCCCATGATGCTGCTGGAACCCGGTGAGGAATTCGTGCCCGTGGAAGGGGTGCGGTACGGTTTGCTCTCCTATGAGGGGACTTCTGATCTGGCCCAGGAAGGGAATTGGGCGGAGGTTGTAGCCATGAGCCCCGGCAACGGACGCCTGGCGGAGGCCGCCGTACGCCTGTTTGCCCTGATGAGGCAGATGGATGAAAATGAAGGCATTGACGTCATTGTGGCGGAGGCTGTTCCGGAGGCGGGACTGGGCCGTGCCATCATGGACCGTCTGCGCCGCGCCTCCGCCGCCAGGGAATGA
- the rpmF gene encoding 50S ribosomal protein L32 codes for MAAPKRRTSKMKQRTRLAAQAWRAPKLRKCQNCGSSTPGHTACPNCGTYTTRSGKEIVVKAEA; via the coding sequence ATGGCAGCACCTAAGCGCAGAACGTCCAAGATGAAGCAGCGTACCCGCCTTGCCGCGCAGGCATGGCGCGCTCCGAAGCTCCGCAAGTGCCAGAATTGCGGCAGCAGCACCCCCGGTCATACCGCCTGCCCCAATTGCGGTACGTATACGACCCGTTCCGGCAAGGAAATTGTGGTGAAGGCGGAAGCGTAA
- a CDS encoding shikimate kinase, giving the protein MKEAAPTSLPNIILIGLMGCGKTTIGKELHRETSLRFTDTDQLIERQTGMSIPQIFKTHGESHFRDLETGVLRQMQAATRQSRIISTGGGITIRPENRKLLKKLGFVVWLHTDVNTLYQRISRCTNRPLLQQPNPKAILTRLMEERHDFYQQTAHLTIDTANLHIHEIAFGILESARVFRSRQ; this is encoded by the coding sequence ATGAAGGAGGCCGCGCCAACATCCTTGCCAAACATCATCCTGATCGGGCTGATGGGGTGCGGCAAAACAACCATCGGGAAGGAACTTCACCGGGAGACGAGCCTCCGTTTCACGGATACGGACCAACTGATCGAGCGGCAGACGGGTATGAGCATCCCGCAGATTTTCAAGACTCACGGAGAATCACATTTCCGTGATTTGGAAACCGGAGTCCTCCGCCAGATGCAGGCCGCAACCAGGCAGAGCCGCATTATATCCACCGGGGGCGGCATCACCATCAGGCCGGAAAACCGGAAACTGCTGAAAAAACTGGGCTTTGTCGTGTGGCTCCACACGGACGTGAACACCCTGTACCAGCGCATTTCCCGCTGCACCAACCGCCCCCTGCTCCAGCAGCCCAACCCGAAGGCCATACTGACCCGCCTCATGGAAGAGCGGCATGATTTTTACCAGCAGACGGCACACCTGACCATTGATACGGCCAATCTCCATATTCATGAGATAGCCTTCGGCATTCTGGAATCCGCCAGAGTCTTCCGTTCCCGCCAGTAA
- the ybeY gene encoding rRNA maturation RNase YbeY: MKPHLELYDHLEKGRLSPSVAEALNGALVACLPAVLALPEGPVPVLSGLDEVEISVVDDEAIRDVHARFLNDPTVTDVITFPHGDGVGEIIVSYDTAIRQAAEFHEPVYRELFRYMVHGLLHLHGYIDTEPEERERMFSRQEPLVQEFGAALAGMSSPGNR; encoded by the coding sequence ATGAAACCGCATCTTGAACTCTACGACCATCTGGAAAAGGGGCGCCTGAGCCCGTCCGTGGCGGAAGCCCTGAATGGCGCCCTGGTGGCTTGCCTCCCCGCCGTACTGGCGCTGCCTGAAGGTCCTGTGCCCGTTCTCTCCGGTCTGGACGAGGTGGAAATAAGCGTGGTGGACGATGAAGCCATCCGGGACGTGCATGCCCGTTTTCTGAATGATCCCACGGTGACGGACGTCATCACCTTTCCCCACGGAGACGGGGTGGGCGAAATCATCGTCAGCTATGATACCGCCATCCGGCAGGCGGCGGAATTCCATGAGCCGGTATACAGGGAACTATTCCGGTACATGGTGCACGGCCTGCTGCACTTGCACGGCTACATTGACACGGAGCCGGAGGAGAGGGAGCGCATGTTCTCCCGGCAGGAACCGCTGGTGCAGGAATTCGGGGCTGCCCTGGCTGGCATGTCTTCCCCGGGCAACCGTTGA
- the plsX gene encoding phosphate acyltransferase PlsX produces MKIALDVMGGDNAPDINLDGAKRALQDFPLIEKIYLVGREEVVRGSCDRWGLSGPRVEIVPAAEVVEMNESGLLAVRQKKNSSMSVSVDLVKSGDADAVVSAGNTGAAVAAATIKLRLLNGVERAGIVTQLPNEFGVCNVTDTGANPEAKPRHLVGYAVMASILARSVYGKPMPKVGVMSNGSEDEKGTDFTKGTFCLLKHLEERGALPFQFVGNVEGHDLFEHEIDVALTDGFTGNVLLKTCEATAKAFGKWLKEELQANPLRMMGAACASGAFRAMKARLSADSVGGSPLLGVRGVTIIAHGSSSPAAIRNALRVSMEMVQQGVNPLIEEEMARLGAIPEISEVYPK; encoded by the coding sequence ATGAAGATTGCACTGGATGTGATGGGCGGCGACAATGCGCCCGATATTAACCTGGACGGGGCAAAGCGGGCCCTGCAGGATTTCCCTCTCATTGAAAAAATCTACCTGGTGGGGAGGGAAGAGGTGGTGCGTGGTTCCTGTGACCGCTGGGGCCTTTCCGGTCCGCGTGTGGAAATTGTTCCCGCTGCGGAAGTGGTGGAAATGAATGAATCCGGCCTGTTGGCGGTGAGGCAGAAGAAAAACTCCTCCATGTCCGTTTCCGTGGACCTGGTTAAATCCGGAGACGCGGACGCCGTGGTCAGCGCGGGCAACACGGGCGCGGCCGTGGCGGCCGCCACCATCAAGCTCAGGCTGCTTAACGGCGTGGAACGCGCAGGCATTGTGACCCAGCTTCCCAATGAATTCGGAGTCTGCAATGTGACGGATACCGGCGCCAACCCGGAGGCCAAGCCCCGGCATCTGGTGGGCTACGCCGTCATGGCCAGTATCCTGGCCCGTTCCGTTTATGGCAAGCCGATGCCCAAGGTAGGGGTGATGAGCAATGGCTCTGAAGATGAAAAAGGAACGGACTTTACCAAGGGAACCTTTTGCCTGTTGAAGCATCTGGAGGAGCGCGGCGCGCTCCCTTTTCAATTTGTGGGCAATGTGGAAGGTCACGATCTCTTTGAACATGAAATAGACGTGGCGCTGACGGATGGTTTTACGGGAAACGTGCTGCTGAAAACCTGCGAGGCCACCGCCAAGGCATTCGGCAAATGGCTGAAGGAGGAACTTCAGGCGAATCCGCTCCGCATGATGGGAGCCGCCTGCGCTTCCGGTGCATTCCGTGCCATGAAGGCGCGCCTCTCTGCCGACTCCGTGGGTGGGAGCCCCTTGCTGGGCGTCCGGGGCGTAACCATCATCGCGCATGGGAGCTCCTCCCCCGCCGCCATCCGCAATGCCCTGAGAGTCTCCATGGAAATGGTGCAGCAGGGGGTCAATCCCCTCATTGAAGAGGAGATGGCCAGACTGGGCGCCATTCCGGAAATCTCCGAAGTGTACCCTAAATAA
- a CDS encoding LysE family translocator encodes MTEELIFAGILLLSQASPGPDQAFVTRSTLAYGFGAGVMAALGIGTGVIAHAALACTVGASVFHSSLGLVLFCAASCWMLYLAWKIWPRGEKGAVAAGEDVPAASGIYRDALVTNLMNPKATFFFVALSAPLLEKNHDPSYALFIGTLIVVTGTAGWILWALVFRWRPIRSFYDRNAGRVDGVLSLVLAGFGLSMLYSFGCMAVESFS; translated from the coding sequence ATGACGGAAGAACTCATATTTGCAGGCATCCTGCTGCTCTCCCAGGCGTCACCCGGCCCGGACCAGGCCTTTGTCACCCGGAGCACGCTGGCCTACGGCTTCGGCGCCGGAGTCATGGCCGCGCTGGGCATCGGGACGGGGGTGATCGCCCACGCGGCGCTGGCATGCACGGTGGGGGCATCCGTTTTTCACAGTTCCCTGGGGCTGGTCCTCTTCTGCGCCGCCTCCTGCTGGATGCTGTATTTGGCGTGGAAGATATGGCCGCGGGGAGAAAAAGGGGCCGTCGCCGCGGGTGAAGACGTTCCCGCGGCCTCCGGCATTTACCGGGATGCTCTGGTGACCAACCTGATGAACCCCAAGGCCACGTTCTTCTTTGTAGCGCTGTCCGCCCCGCTGCTGGAAAAAAATCATGATCCCTCGTATGCCCTGTTTATCGGCACGTTGATCGTAGTGACGGGAACGGCGGGGTGGATTCTGTGGGCTCTTGTTTTCCGCTGGCGTCCCATCCGTTCCTTTTATGACCGGAATGCGGGGAGGGTGGATGGCGTGTTGTCTCTGGTGCTGGCGGGGTTTGGCCTCAGCATGCTTTATTCCTTCGGGTGCATGGCGGTGGAAAGTTTTTCCTGA
- the rpsP gene encoding 30S ribosomal protein S16: MAVAIRLNRQGSKDRPYYKIVVVDSRARRDGRYIEQVGSYDPMKEGVNYTIDLEKVDKWLSNGAQPSETVNSMIRKARKA, translated from the coding sequence ATGGCAGTAGCAATCAGACTCAACCGTCAGGGTTCCAAGGACCGTCCTTACTATAAAATCGTAGTTGTCGACAGCCGTGCTCGTCGCGACGGCCGTTACATCGAACAAGTGGGTTCCTATGATCCCATGAAGGAAGGCGTGAACTACACCATCGACCTGGAAAAGGTTGACAAGTGGCTTTCCAATGGCGCCCAGCCCTCTGAAACGGTGAATTCCATGATCCGCAAGGCCCGCAAGGCCTAA
- a CDS encoding histidine triad nucleotide-binding protein, producing the protein MAATLFEKICSGDIPADIVYQDEQCVCFRDISPQAPEHLLLVPRKPIPRLSEAGEEDGALLGHMMLAAGRIARSLGMDQNGFRLVINNGPDAGEAVPHLHMHLLAGRKLEWPPG; encoded by the coding sequence ATGGCCGCTACGTTATTTGAAAAAATCTGTTCCGGGGACATTCCCGCGGACATCGTTTACCAGGATGAACAGTGCGTCTGTTTCCGGGACATCAGCCCGCAGGCTCCGGAACATCTGCTGCTGGTTCCGCGCAAGCCCATTCCCCGTCTTTCCGAGGCAGGGGAGGAAGACGGAGCCCTGCTGGGCCACATGATGCTGGCCGCCGGACGCATCGCCAGAAGCCTGGGCATGGACCAGAACGGCTTCCGCCTGGTCATCAACAACGGACCGGACGCCGGAGAAGCGGTGCCCCATCTGCACATGCACCTGCTGGCGGGCCGCAAGTTGGAATGGCCTCCCGGTTAG